A genomic window from Thermoplasmata archaeon includes:
- a CDS encoding DUF4386 family protein produces MSIPMVGNRRGLAIAGTLAGVALIGEFVFFGLSGFPGSGFNDPAVALPYLEKGGALLRVAVLFGASGVGLWTVFAIGLAARLQQRTPGRALASLYLTLLGNAGDGLVALTFFVGSTIFSQLASADPAAAVSAWPAFAAVTAGFQVFGNFFLGLSLLAAGSAMWSSKALSRALGALGIVTGIVTLTGVLAVATAYLVAILLAVVFRLWAGVALLRSEVPQEASVQR; encoded by the coding sequence ATGTCGATACCGATGGTTGGTAACCGGCGCGGGCTGGCGATCGCCGGCACTCTCGCCGGGGTCGCGCTAATCGGCGAGTTCGTCTTCTTCGGACTGAGTGGCTTTCCTGGAAGCGGCTTCAATGACCCGGCGGTCGCGCTGCCGTATCTCGAGAAGGGCGGCGCATTGCTCCGGGTCGCGGTGCTCTTCGGCGCGAGCGGGGTCGGTCTCTGGACCGTCTTCGCGATCGGCTTGGCGGCGCGACTCCAACAGCGCACGCCGGGGCGCGCGCTTGCGTCGCTGTATCTCACGCTGCTCGGCAACGCAGGCGACGGTCTCGTCGCGCTGACCTTCTTTGTCGGCAGCACGATCTTCAGTCAGCTCGCCTCTGCCGATCCAGCTGCGGCCGTGAGCGCATGGCCCGCGTTCGCCGCGGTGACGGCGGGCTTTCAAGTCTTCGGCAACTTCTTCCTGGGGCTCTCGCTGCTCGCCGCCGGATCGGCCATGTGGTCCAGCAAGGCGCTCTCGCGCGCGCTCGGCGCCCTCGGGATCGTGACTGGGATCGTCACGCTCACGGGCGTACTGGCTGTTGCTACCGCCTATCTCGTCGCAATCTTGCTCGCGGTCGTCTTCCGGCTCTGGGCGGGGGTTGCCCTGCTGCGCAGCGAGGTGCCTCAAGAAGCCTCGGTCCAACGGTGA
- a CDS encoding serine hydrolase domain-containing protein: MHPIQIELNQLVGAGLPGAFVYVEDADGRAQFYTAGYADLMSQRRMTPDSLYRIGSTTKVFTAVVALQLVDEGRVALSDALADCLPDLPIPKADSLTIEHLMRMRSGLFDFEDDPSLLGNLEAHRTPVSLRHAIHLGTKHPAIFPPGSKYSYCNTNFCILELVVERITGHPLAEEFDRRILRPLQLRHTFYPPEEDLSLPEPYIRGYERGPDGWRECSNVFFGRGDGAMLSTAPDLARFFRALLVERTLLPERQLHQMMYVVPDDPPAPEAYGLGIMAQSLACGLVWGHSGGGFGYGNLPYLRLETGRFAVFMRNGSHGYRISSDPARSQPPRFSEEFRAEVYCQDDG; the protein is encoded by the coding sequence ATGCATCCAATCCAGATTGAGCTCAACCAACTGGTTGGCGCCGGCCTGCCCGGCGCCTTCGTCTACGTCGAGGATGCCGATGGTCGCGCGCAGTTCTACACCGCTGGATATGCGGACCTCATGTCGCAGCGCCGGATGACCCCTGACAGCCTCTATCGGATCGGCAGCACGACAAAGGTCTTTACCGCCGTGGTGGCGCTGCAGTTGGTCGACGAGGGGAGAGTCGCGCTAAGCGACGCTCTTGCGGACTGTTTGCCCGACCTTCCGATCCCCAAGGCTGACTCCTTGACCATCGAACACCTGATGCGAATGCGCAGTGGGCTATTCGACTTTGAGGACGACCCAAGCTTGCTCGGAAACTTGGAGGCGCATCGAACACCGGTGAGCCTCCGCCACGCGATCCACCTTGGCACCAAGCACCCTGCCATCTTCCCTCCCGGGAGCAAGTACTCATACTGCAACACGAACTTCTGCATCTTGGAACTCGTCGTCGAGCGAATCACTGGCCATCCGCTCGCCGAGGAATTCGATCGCCGGATTTTACGGCCCCTTCAACTCAGACACACCTTCTATCCGCCCGAAGAGGATCTGAGTCTGCCCGAACCGTATATCCGGGGATACGAGCGAGGGCCCGACGGCTGGCGCGAATGCAGCAACGTCTTCTTCGGGCGAGGGGACGGTGCGATGCTCTCCACGGCTCCCGATCTTGCCCGGTTCTTTCGGGCTTTGCTCGTCGAGCGAACGCTGCTTCCCGAGAGGCAGCTACACCAGATGATGTATGTCGTCCCGGATGATCCGCCCGCTCCTGAAGCGTACGGGTTGGGGATCATGGCACAGTCGCTGGCCTGCGGACTTGTTTGGGGCCACTCGGGCGGTGGTTTCGGGTACGGAAACCTCCCTTATCTTCGCCTGGAGACCGGACGATTCGCGGTGTTCATGCGCAACGGCAGCCACGGGTACAGAATCTCTTCCGATCCAGCCCGCTCCCAACCGCCGCGTTTCTCCGAGGAATTCCGGGCAGAGGTGTACTGTCAAGACGACGGCTGA
- a CDS encoding aminoglycoside phosphotransferase family protein, with the protein MTREFAEDILGPLVLGRHGSVGDVAIAVIHRAREGRVTVRYSFDSDHVVYGKLYTRGSGSHACGILRELWGDGFGEESSYRVPEPIAYLPHPEFLLTKAVPGTPLVERIDNNDVDGLTRGSREAARWLVRLHRHPIRVGKREPLWESARMTGILKRLTRSATAAPDAKEPLWRLVESLLEEAKTGLREREPVQIHARFHPEHAFNAGSVTSLIDFDESVPSDPARDLAEFLTMMRMRKFRNAGSVSSLDAPTRAFLDEYLSLLPQNGANLRIHWGGRLLVSVLHLVSECKDDPEALARAIEFGSEELDRVMSGEFLPGGYDPV; encoded by the coding sequence ATGACGAGGGAGTTCGCCGAGGACATCCTCGGCCCGCTCGTGCTCGGCCGACATGGGTCGGTCGGGGACGTCGCGATAGCCGTCATCCACCGCGCACGGGAAGGGCGCGTCACGGTTCGGTATTCGTTCGACTCGGATCACGTCGTATACGGGAAGCTCTACACGAGGGGCTCGGGATCCCACGCTTGCGGAATCCTCCGCGAGCTATGGGGGGACGGATTCGGGGAGGAATCGAGCTATCGCGTGCCCGAGCCGATCGCGTACCTGCCTCACCCGGAGTTCTTGCTCACGAAGGCCGTCCCTGGAACGCCCCTCGTTGAACGCATCGATAACAACGACGTCGACGGACTGACTCGCGGCTCGCGGGAGGCCGCCCGTTGGCTCGTCCGGCTCCACCGCCATCCAATCCGCGTCGGCAAACGAGAGCCCCTCTGGGAATCCGCCCGCATGACCGGAATCCTAAAGAGGCTCACCCGGTCCGCCACCGCCGCGCCGGACGCGAAGGAGCCACTGTGGCGGCTCGTCGAGTCGCTCCTGGAGGAGGCCAAGACGGGGTTGCGGGAACGGGAGCCCGTCCAAATCCACGCGCGGTTCCATCCGGAACACGCCTTCAACGCGGGCTCGGTCACCTCGCTCATCGATTTCGATGAGAGCGTCCCCTCGGATCCGGCGAGGGACCTGGCGGAGTTCCTGACCATGATGCGGATGAGGAAATTTCGGAACGCGGGTTCGGTCTCGTCCCTCGACGCTCCGACCCGCGCATTCCTCGACGAGTACCTCTCCCTCCTCCCGCAAAACGGGGCGAACCTCAGGATCCACTGGGGCGGGCGGCTGCTCGTGAGCGTCCTCCACCTCGTGTCGGAATGCAAGGACGACCCGGAAGCTCTCGCACGGGCTATCGAGTTCGGTTCCGAGGAGCTCGACCGCGTGATGTCGGGTGAATTCCTTCCCGGCGGGTACGATCCGGTCTAG
- a CDS encoding NmrA/HSCARG family protein, translating into MAETKTILVAGATGQQGGAVARSLVGRGHEVRGLTRKADKIKDLSAIGVEGIRGDLADGGSIQAALRGADGFFIVTTPFGEDFSVDTSREARLGAAAVDAAKAAAVPHVVLSSVASADEDTGIPHFESKAREEQYLKGSGLRYTIARPVSFMSNFTSPWMPWMASAMRTGIVALPMPPEMRQQIVAVRDIGEIVARAFERPDAAAGKTVELAGDTLTNADLASRLSRKLGRPVEYVELTDEEAMQGTGGDLIPLYAWFRTKGFHVDIDALEKAWGYRMTRFDEYLATFDLVPGAGGIPSPVAGGA; encoded by the coding sequence ATGGCCGAAACCAAGACGATCCTCGTTGCCGGAGCGACGGGACAACAGGGAGGCGCCGTGGCTAGGAGCCTGGTGGGTCGGGGACATGAAGTCCGGGGCCTGACTCGGAAGGCGGACAAAATCAAGGACCTCAGTGCGATCGGAGTGGAAGGAATCCGGGGCGACCTCGCCGACGGTGGGAGTATTCAAGCGGCTCTCCGCGGCGCGGACGGCTTTTTCATCGTGACCACGCCGTTTGGCGAGGACTTTTCCGTGGACACGTCGAGGGAGGCTCGCCTGGGGGCCGCGGCGGTGGATGCGGCGAAGGCTGCCGCGGTCCCCCATGTGGTCCTGTCCTCCGTGGCGTCCGCGGACGAGGACACCGGCATCCCCCACTTTGAGTCGAAAGCTCGAGAGGAGCAATACCTGAAGGGCTCAGGCCTTCGGTACACGATCGCACGGCCCGTCTCCTTCATGTCGAACTTCACGAGCCCCTGGATGCCCTGGATGGCCTCCGCCATGCGAACGGGAATCGTGGCGTTGCCGATGCCCCCGGAAATGCGCCAGCAGATAGTGGCCGTCAGGGACATCGGGGAGATCGTGGCCCGGGCCTTCGAGAGGCCGGATGCGGCGGCCGGGAAGACCGTGGAGCTGGCGGGGGATACGTTGACGAATGCCGACCTCGCCAGCCGGCTCTCCAGGAAGCTCGGGCGTCCGGTCGAGTACGTCGAACTGACCGACGAGGAAGCGATGCAGGGAACGGGCGGGGACCTCATCCCGCTCTACGCGTGGTTTAGGACGAAGGGCTTCCACGTCGACATCGACGCCCTCGAGAAGGCGTGGGGTTACCGGATGACTCGCTTCGACGAGTACTTAGCCACCTTCGACCTGGTGCCTGGGGCTGGTGGCATCCCTTCGCCCGTCGCGGGAGGCGCTTGA
- a CDS encoding MFS transporter translates to MAAGMAHQVVQAVYDGLSPLRIRNLRIYLTGQVVSLIGVFMQQTAQGWVVWELTRSGAALGIAAMLGLFPLLVLGPWTGVWADRLDRRRLLLATQGTAMLLAFAFALLVQAELIALWHVYALALLLGIVTAFDFPAQQAFVGDLSGMELVRRAVVTNAMIVQVSRTLGPALAGLVIAEMGVASAFWINGVTFLAVIGSLLAVAGNQVRRPSTGSSLGEFWEGVRFIRSEPRAQDLLLLTGCVAFFAMSTIFVFPVVATDVLRSGPEVLGYLVGASGAGALFGSLVATPLAQAARRTGLVLGTSAAWTGAWLTGFSLWAWFPFSLLAIFCMSVLVPVVLTSSAGLLQVLSPPEMRARILSVLLMVSFGATPIASVLTGIAVDAFGVMAALRINGVALVFAALLLLGGRRSFRGWSIERRSVPQSAPRRRWEVS, encoded by the coding sequence GTGGCAGCGGGCATGGCCCACCAGGTAGTCCAGGCCGTGTACGACGGCCTTTCGCCGCTGAGGATCAGGAACCTTCGGATCTACCTCACGGGGCAGGTCGTCTCTCTCATCGGCGTATTCATGCAGCAGACGGCGCAGGGCTGGGTCGTGTGGGAACTCACCCGGTCTGGAGCGGCCCTGGGGATCGCGGCGATGCTGGGCCTCTTCCCCCTGCTCGTCCTCGGCCCATGGACCGGGGTGTGGGCGGACCGACTCGACCGTCGCCGGCTCCTCCTGGCCACTCAGGGCACCGCGATGCTCCTTGCCTTCGCCTTCGCACTCCTCGTGCAGGCCGAATTGATTGCCCTGTGGCACGTCTACGCCCTCGCCCTGCTCCTCGGGATCGTGACGGCGTTTGACTTCCCCGCGCAGCAAGCCTTCGTCGGGGACCTCTCGGGCATGGAGCTGGTCCGGAGGGCGGTCGTGACGAATGCGATGATTGTCCAGGTCAGCCGGACACTCGGCCCCGCCCTTGCGGGCTTAGTCATCGCGGAGATGGGGGTCGCGTCTGCATTCTGGATCAACGGGGTGACGTTCCTAGCGGTAATCGGCAGCCTTCTGGCGGTCGCCGGGAACCAGGTGCGGCGCCCGTCGACCGGAAGCTCGTTGGGCGAATTCTGGGAAGGCGTTCGGTTCATCCGGTCCGAGCCCCGTGCTCAAGACCTGCTCCTCCTGACCGGTTGCGTCGCCTTCTTCGCCATGTCCACCATCTTCGTGTTCCCCGTGGTAGCGACGGACGTGCTCCGAAGCGGCCCCGAGGTCCTCGGCTACCTCGTGGGCGCGTCGGGTGCGGGCGCCCTCTTCGGGTCCCTCGTCGCTACGCCTCTCGCACAGGCCGCGCGACGAACCGGGCTCGTCCTTGGCACCTCAGCCGCATGGACAGGGGCGTGGCTCACCGGGTTCTCCCTGTGGGCTTGGTTCCCGTTCTCGCTGCTCGCGATCTTCTGCATGAGCGTCCTCGTTCCTGTAGTCCTGACCTCCTCGGCCGGGCTCCTCCAAGTCCTGTCGCCACCTGAGATGCGCGCCCGCATCCTGAGCGTGCTCCTGATGGTGAGCTTCGGGGCGACGCCGATTGCGTCCGTCCTGACCGGGATCGCGGTGGATGCATTCGGAGTGATGGCGGCCCTTCGGATCAACGGCGTCGCCTTGGTTTTTGCTGCTCTTCTCCTGCTGGGGGGCCGTCGCAGCTTCCGCGGATGGTCCATCGAGCGCCGGTCCGTGCCGCAAAGCGCCCCAAGGCGGCGATGGGAGGTATCGTGA
- a CDS encoding MarR family winged helix-turn-helix transcriptional regulator yields MRPKKSSRAAHVEEWGKLSVAERAAWINLLRVHRSVTDRLNSVLARNHGLTLAEWDALVHLAGAKEGIRMGDLAERILLSPSGMTRMIDRLEAKGLVERRTGKTDAREALVGVTGGGLNLLAEAAPTHNRALETHFLRVLTPAEVRRLAALLTKVADSIESAGGKEPR; encoded by the coding sequence ATGAGACCGAAGAAATCATCACGCGCCGCCCACGTTGAGGAATGGGGCAAACTCTCCGTCGCCGAACGTGCGGCATGGATCAATCTCCTGCGGGTCCATCGCTCCGTCACCGATCGGCTGAACTCGGTGCTAGCAAGAAATCATGGTCTCACACTCGCGGAGTGGGATGCCCTCGTCCACCTCGCCGGCGCCAAAGAGGGAATCCGGATGGGGGACCTCGCGGAACGAATCCTGCTTTCCCCGAGCGGGATGACGCGGATGATTGACCGCCTCGAGGCCAAAGGGCTCGTCGAGCGTCGAACGGGCAAGACAGATGCACGAGAGGCCTTGGTCGGGGTTACCGGCGGCGGGCTCAATCTGCTGGCCGAAGCAGCTCCGACGCACAATCGGGCCCTGGAGACCCACTTCCTTCGGGTGTTGACTCCTGCGGAAGTCCGTCGCCTCGCAGCGCTTCTAACGAAGGTCGCAGACAGCATCGAGTCGGCCGGAGGCAAGGAACCGAGGTGA